The stretch of DNA GAGGTAGCCAGCGTGGGAGCAGCGGGAAGCTGTGGTGCCACCTTCGAAGACCGATTTCTGCCGCCTAATGCGGCGAAGGAGCCATTGGGGCGAACACAAGAAGGAGAAgggaaaggagaagagtggtGTTGCTTTGCTAACATCTTCAAATCAAAATGAGAGATGTAATGTGAGGAGAATGAGGGTTTATATGGGTCAGTGAAGAATAGTCTCTGGGAGCTCTGTACCTGCGAAaggagaaatgaaaaagaaagaagaaaaagatgacTACCCAGTCCCAGGGCAAGCCTCTCCACTCTCCAACTAGTTTTATACTTAGAACCCAAATCATTTCCAAAGTCCAAATCACACCCATAGTTTACAGAAACGAAAAAGTTCAAATCTTTTTTAGATGGTTATTCCCATCGCAGTCCACCACCCACATTCACCattctttttccttgtttttgCAAACCACAAACAAATGTACAAAGGCAATTTGTCCACCATAAAGCATAAAGAAATTTGCCCATGGCTACCAATCAGCAGATTTCAATTTATGTGAAAATTTTACACAAATCTTGATGGAAAGAGTGGCGAAGATGCCGGTGacggagagagagggagggattGAGGGTGGCATGGGCGGCGGCGATCGATGGGATCTCCCACGGTGAATTACTTCTCCAGTCTCCAACCGCTGACATCCTTAGCATTTCATCTCCTCCTCCTTCactgtgtatatatgtatgtgtgcaGATTTGTGTGTGGTGGTGGTTTGACCATTTCGATTGGAGATTTGGAGTTCCCTTAGCTTATTGGCGAAGACAGAAAGAGGGAGGGAGGattgaagaaaggaaaagactaATTTACCCTTGCTAAATCGGAGTGTTCGCCGGAATATGACCGGATGGAGTTATCtgactaaaaacaattattttcagGGACTAAATCGATGATTAACGAGTTAAAGGGCAACATTGACAGTTTGGCAACATTTGAGGGACTAAAACGTTGATTTCcccttaaataaattagtagctacaacaaaaaatgatacatatgtatttctttaatttagaattatgtgtctacaatacctttatttgaaaaaattattcattatcaaaaaaataaattaaataagagaaataatttcattagttttattgtctttattttctctcatgcaaagattctttacattcaaatttatcaattgatattcattacattgtccattatcttatttttacaatatcttgtaattaaatatcaaagttataatacaaaataatgttatatatttatttaccaagtattttattaatactaaaaaaaattttaataatttgaagtagttaattatattaactacttggggattggttgacaaagagagtactcaaataacccaacaaattgaagcggaatcgctctattttactcttattgaattaaataaattagtagtttcaccaaaaatgatacatatgtatttctttaataccatgaaaaaataaaaaagaatagtttgaaaccaatcatattaactacttgggggatttgttgacaatgaaagtactcaaataacccattaccaagcaaattgaagcgataaactaccttttaatatctttggaatatataatattttaaattttcaaatttttattaatttatttaatctgttttcttaaactagggatttctttatccacaatagcTCATtaaacaataatggttaaaccaaatgaaccccaagcagaacacctaaaggaaagtccatagctcctatatcataatctcattgcatggcgttgtcatctatgctaccaacaataatcgaattgcaaataaacactaccaacaaaaaggaagagaacaaatagtaaagatgaagacaatgacaatgttactcaaaagagaattaagaacacttagaaaaattcaaatgaaaagtagtatttatttagactatcatttttagaccaaatatttagactatcgatttttacaaggttgcaaacatttattttagtaataattataatgaattttctatattatattggattcatatactttaagttagatatttaaataaaaaaattcaacattcaattacccatgtataaacttctcctatataatcttgcattgatatactttcaaatatttatttaaatataaacattgggcattaatccatacgcgcaatgcgcgtataaaactagtatatatataagtgagAGCTAATCTCAATCATTTATCATGGTTCATTAATAATTGAAGATtttagtaaaaaagaaaatgaaaacaattttataattgtattgcattatttatatattgttccCACCCCTGGTTTCCTACTTTTCATTGCCTTCAACAGTTTATCAACTCAAAGGATGGATTAGAtcacttcttatttttttatcatttgttctcaccatatattttttatatataataatgaattgGGTTTAAATTTTAGAGGTAAATTaaacttatttaaattatatttatgaatatgtttttttttttaaaaatggttgTTGGTTGGTGGCAATAACTTATATTTTTAACATGATATGATAAGTTATCCAGAGGATCACACCTAgctgtaaataaaaataaaaatgatttttccaatgataaaattttgaattatgtaAGAATGGGCTAGATGAATCATTTGTATATAGaatttatatgttttaaaataatgtgaATTGTAGATGTTTGTTTTAAGCAGTCCTTATACTGAAgacatgggtcatggttgatactacagttgtgttgaactgatactgcagttgtgttgaaaggatactgtagttgtgtggaaagggaactgtagttgcgtggaacagaggccgtgtcatccatctggaactgtagttgtgttgaacgaatactgcagttgtgttgaaaagatactgcagttgcacgAAACAGAGGTCATtcatcagttcaacacaaccgcagtatccgttcaacacaactgcagtatcagttatgatcatggtccacaatataatttgcgtattTTAAGTTAGAGAGACAAATATGTCCGAAGCTCTTTCTACGGAGGGATTCAACTTCAACTATACGGAGGGATTCAACTTCAACTAAGAGCCAAATACTACTGAGTATTGATTAATGCCACCAATGGTTTTTTAAgtccaaaaaaagaaaataaataaataaataaaaaggagtATTTAAATGGATAAATCTCAAAGAAGCGATGAAAGGTCGCCGCGTAAAGTGGTTGTGGCGCCTATAAATACGTGGCCTCAGCTATAGAAGCGGTACACTCGCAAATGAAAGAGTGAGTCTAAGAGCAGAGCGTGGCCTGTCAACTTTGGCAACGTGTTCTTCTCTCCCAATTCTCTGCAAcaaaccctctctctctctctctctctctccactcTGCTCTGTGGACTTTCTTTCTCATCTCTTTCTCCCTTTTCTTCTCTTCCCACTTTTCCTCTCTACTCTCTAGTCTCACTAGTCTTTTTGCCTTTAGATAAAGCCATGTGTGGAATCTTGGCTGTTCTGGGTTGCTCTGATGATTCCCAGGCCAAAAGAGTTCGCGTTCTCGAGCTCTCTCGCAGGCAATTTTCTTCATTTCAAATATTTCTCATGCtctctcttatttatatatgcATGCTTCCGCTCTTTCTCTTTTCGTTTCTTCATTTTCCCCATAAGTCTCCATCTTGTCAGGATTCCAAAACTTCCTTCAAATTTGGTATAACTAAAACAGAATTATGTAGAAATCGAAACTTGTTGGTTTTGTGCTATGTTTTTCCACCACGAAACAGGAAATTCTCTCTGGACGAGATTTCCGCTTATTATCTTCATTTAATGTAAATAATTTGGTTGAATATAAGTATAAAAGTGGGATGAATCTCATTCTGTAAGACAAAATTGATGAGATAACAGGGGAAGAACTATATAATGTGAAGTTGCTGACTTGCTATTCTATAGCatattaatttgtttgtttcttttaagTAATTGATGCATTTGTGGGCCAACACACCTTTAATCATCGCTtggaaattattaatttaggcTACTTGATTTCAACTTTATAATAGTATTGATTTGAAGAGTTCTGCTGAAATCCCACCCTAAATTAggcatcatatatattttttttttgagtactactgactccgactctgttagaatgtagtatctgttcatagctactttctcaacctaatgaagcacaaagagtcaacatagctactttctcaacctaatgaagcacaaagagtcaacagttgtctccactgaggcccGAACCtactcccatcatctatgtgggagtgttaaccgggacaccggatgccactagaccacaaggtctttggcaattaggcatcatatataataatattgctAGTGCttagatttttgtttcatttttatttttattgttagtgTTATTGTTTTGATGAAACAGATTGAAGCACCGTGGTCCTGACTGGAGCGGGCTGTACCAACATGGGGACTGTTACTTGGCACACCAGAGGCTGGCAATCATTGATCCCGCCTCCGGTGATCAGCCTCTCTATAACGAGGACAAAACGATTGCTGTAACGGTGAGCTTAGACttacttttagttgagacaaatTGTATCTTTTAGTTGCTTCAATTGCTCCTTGATTTAGTACTAATTTGATAAAATACATACTGATGTTTGTAAGGGTCACGTGTGCCAAACTGTAGGTAAATGGAGAAATCTACAACCATGAGGAACTCAGGAAGCAGTTGCCTAACCACAAGTTTTGGACTGGGAGTGACTGTGATGTCATTGCACATCTCGTGAGTAGTCTCGTGTCATCATCACTAATAGCCTTAGAAAACATATTATGTTTAAACAAGACCAATCATTAATGTCCGATGACAAGTTTAGAAGCTCTTATAATTAAGAATAGGATACTTACCCGGCCTGTAAACTTTGATATCTTCTTCACCAGTATGAAGAACATGGAGAGAACTTTGTGGACATGCTGGATGGgatattttcctttgttttacTTGATACTCGCGACAACAGCTTCTTTGCTGCTCGTGATGCTATTGGGGTTACTTCCCTCTACATTGGATGGGGGCTTGATGGTAaaccttttaatttttaaatcggTTGTTTGACAATCTTGAACCTAAGCTAAGCTGATTTTGTTTTGATGTTTTCTAGGCTCTGTCTGGATATCATCTGAGGGTTGTTTGACAATCTTGAACCTAAGCTAAGCTGATTTTGTTTTGATGTTTTCTAGGCTCTGTCTGGATATCATCTGAGCTAAAGGGTTTGAACGATGACTGTGAACATTTTGAGGTGTTCCCACCAGGGCACCTATATTCAAGCAAATCTGGTGGTCTCCGCAGGTGGTACAATCCTCCTTGGTTCTCTGAGGCTATTCCATCAACTCCTTATGACCCCATGGTTTTGAGGCGAGCCTTTGAAAACGTGAGTCGAGTCGAGTCTAGTCGTCTAATTTAATTATAGATTGATTGATGGGAAGCAATAGAGTTATTGTTttggattaacgaggtaaaccccactcctcactgtgtgagtatgtgagtaaagtcctcgccctgtgatcctagccggcaaaggaccacaaggaggtaaaccagcctaggttacccatagctgaccggctcaaacccaagggcttgaggtttgaacccacgacctctcggctgcaAGTGTAACTCTCTTACTACTTGAGCTACCCTTACAGGCAATAGAGTTATTGTTTAGGCTACTACATGTTCTGATCATCGTGGAAATTGTTTCAGGCTGTGATTAAGAGGTTGATGACTGATGTGCCTTTCGGAGTTCTTCTTTCTGGAGGCCTCGATTCATCGTTAGTTGCTTCTATCACTTCTCGTTATTTGGCAGGCACAAAAGCTGCCAAGCAATGGGGAGCTCAGCTGCATTCTTTCTGTGTTGGCCTTGAGGTCAGTCAATCTTATATCTGGCTGAGttgataatatatgtatatattcttgCATACCCCTTTTAGTGCTGCATAATAACCAATTTCTCTTCTTGTTCTGGACAGGGCTCACCAGATCTGAAGGCTGCAAGAGAAGTTGCGGATTATTTGGGAACAGTTCACCACGAGTTTCACTTCACAGTTCAGGTATGCACACTAGTAGAGCAGAGGACTAATGTTTTGCCTTTTTCTTATTGGATCTTGGTGACCAGTAACTATGACTGACATGTTTGCAGGATGGAATTGATGCGATTGAGGATGTTATTTACCATATTGAGACTTATGATGTCACAACAATCAGGGCAAGCACTCCAATGTTCCTTATGTCGCGCAAGATTAAGGCACTCGGAGTGAAAATGGTCATATCTGGTGAAGGATCCGACGAGATTTTTGGTGGTTACTTGTACTTCCATAAGGCCCCCAACAAGGAAGAATTTCATCAAGAGACTTGTCGCaaagtaatttatatttatattttccctGTGCTGCTCTGAGATAAGAACAAGTTAGCAAACTCATGATGTTTTCTATTTACGTGTAGATAAAAGCCCTTCACCAATATGATTGCTTGAGAGCCAATAAGGCAACATCTGCGTGGGGCTTAGAAGCTCGAGTCCCATTTTTGGACAAGGCATTCATCAATGCGGCCATGAGCATCGATCCTGAATGGAAGATGGTAAGCATTTTACTCGAATAATGTATGGTGACAACCAATTGAGGTGTACTTTCTCATCCTTCTCATTACTTTACAGATAAAACCCGAGGAAGGACGGATTGAGAAGTGGATTCTTAGAAGGGCCTTTGATGATGAGGAGCATCCCTATCTACCAAAGGTCTCCATTAACATCTTGCCCAATTTATCCACTCATTACTGAAGATTTTGTGTTTAATTCCACTGACATCCTCGGTTGTATTTCCCACAGCATATTCTGTACAGGCAGAAGGAGCAATTCAGCGACGGTGTAGGCTATAGCTGGATTGATGGACTCAAAGCCCACGCCGAACAGCATGTATGTATCCTTGCTTTGTTTCATAGTATCAAGAATGAAAATATAATGGGGTAACTCCAGACAAGatagctaaggatacaaacttataaccctaaggtcacgagttcgaatctcAACCTTTTTGATTTGAGCCAGCCAGTTatggctggtttacctccttgtgatcctttgacTGCTAGGTCACTATCTCGGATAGTGGATGCGGGCTTTCCTCGTCACCCCCAAAAAGTTTGAGCCAGTCAGTTatggctggtttacctccttgtgatcctttgacTGCTAGGTCACTATCTCGGATAGTGGATGCGGATTTTTCTCGTCACCCCCAAAAAGAATGAAATATAATGAATTGCTCAACAACCTAACTAGCTATCCTCAAAATTATTCACAGGTGACTGACAAGATGATGTTGAATGCTGCAAATATCTATCCTCACAACACCCCTACATCGAAAGAAGCATACTGTTATAGGATGATCTTTGAGAGGTTCTTCCCACAGGTAATTAATAACACACTCGTTCGTAATCAACTACTACTCATAAGCTCCAAGACTGTCACTCGAGAGTAAGTTTCCCGCCATTGTTTATCCCGCAGAACTCAGCCAGACTAACTGTTCCCGGGGGAGCGAGCGTGGCCTGCAGCACAGCAAAAGCCGTCGAGTGGGATGCTGCATGGTCCAAGAATCTTGATCCCTCGGGGAGGGCTGCCATCGGTGTACACAACTCCGCTTATAAGAACCAACCTCCTCCTACTGTTGCTGCTACTACTGCAAACATTATCGGGAACGTGCCTCGAATGATGGAAGTCTCTACTCCAGAGTTCACGATTCGGGGCTAATTTCATCTCATCTCTCTGCAAATTGAAGCTTCTCACTCTGTTTATGAGCTGTAGTAGAAGTAAGCAGTAGTGTGTCTTTTAGGCGCGGTGCTGAGTGGTATTATTAGGCTGTGTAAAACCATACAAGTATAAATAAGAGCCCTTCCTTGTGGTGGCTGGCCTATAGATCGATGTTATATTGATAGTAGAGTTGGTGATGTTGTAGAGGAGGAGGCTTGGAGAAGGTGTTGTGTGTGTAAGCTGTGTTTTCCGACTTTGTACTGTTTATCAAGGCTTTTCTGTTATGCTTTGTATGAAAAGTTTAACCTTGTTATTACTGCTTCTTCGTTatcataaaaaacaaaaactctgCTACTACTCAAAACTCACATTAAGTGTTCCAAATACTCTAAATTCACTGCTCTCCTAAACGAAAAGAGCTTTAGGAAAGGGTTAGAGTGATTTGCTGCTTTGTAGAATTGTAGAaggcttctttttctttttttttttaaacaaccgAAACAATTATATTAAGATTGTAAATGGTTCAAAAAGGCTAGAAATACATCAAACACTCAAAGTGCGATTGAGCGGTAGTAATTTCTATCTCTACGAATGAAGCAGACTTCACAACGACTAATGGAGCTAAATAGAAGTTTATAGACATCGGCAAAATCACACCAATATAGAGCTAACAAGAAACTTATAGGTATGGGAAAAATAACACCAATCCACGAGATTGCTTCGCAAATCGCCAAGGCTGGCGCAATGTTTGGATTTTGTATGCTTTGAAGTGGTCCATTTGTTGCTGCTTTGAACACTACCAAGAAGAGCCAAATTAAAATCGTCCAATTGTTTAAAACTGAgtctcctaaaatttttaacatAGCACATTTTGTTCTAAGATAACTAGTGAATACCTCCTATCATACCTTCACAGACCCTTTTTGATAGGGGAAGATACTCATAGAAAATGTATGCAGGACTTGagccacacaaaaaaaaaaaaaaaaaaaaaaaaaaaaaaaaaaaaaaNNNNNNNNNNNNaaaaaaaaaaaaaaaaaaaaaaaaaaaaaaaaaaaaaaaaaccttcctTGCTCACCTTTGATAAGATCTTTTTACATATGTTTCAATTTATGCTCAATGTGTGCAAAGGCAGCCTTTCTGTTTGCTTAATCTTTTTACATgtgtctcaaaaaaaaaaaaaagaaataaaaaaaatgaactattGAAATGATTAGAGTagtcattttaattttagaaatttcAATTGGGAGCAAGgtgatatatattttgataaaattgtTATCATTGTTCAATTTTTACCCGAATCATAATGCTTTATTAAAATCCTTTTTTAGACCTCATTGGTAATATTAGTGCACATTATACTATGTATCAttgataaataatttgaaagtttattttaaatagtatatcaaataataaattttcagtatataaaaaatgagCCTTCacaaaatagtattttaatatactaactcttgtgcttcaatagattgagaaagtagttatgaacagatactgcattctaatagagttagtagtattaaaaaaaaaaaaaaaaaaaaaacttatgtcaATAATCTaccttaaaaataaacattcagcACTTTGGAGTTTTTGAGATGGTGCAACCACCAAATGAGTTACAAAATCTCTTGCGTGACAATGAAATGGGTATCTCGATGCCTCGAAGTATAATTGAAGCactatgaatttaaataaatgtatgaatgaatatatatatatatatatatatatatatatataatcaggtGCGGCCTtgtcattaggtgtggccgtgcgacctattttcaaccattagatcagatcaagtcatcaaatcaacgcacaatatgtatatgttacaaaacacaccattctacgtactaaaacgcaccaaatgaccgataaaacacaccattccacactataaccaaatgaacctattcacttaaaattcatcaatatacgtgataaaacgcatcattctacgtattaaaatgtaccacaacgtgcctcatgttagattataagcatacactatttacacatattagaaaacatgtgctaaaatgtGCAcaattctacgtattaaaatgtatcacaacgtgtgttaaaacttaaaatgcacaattccattTGTTGAAAATCTtcatcccagattataaacatgcattattacacttattagaaaacatgtgttaaaatacacaccatttaACGTATTAAAATTCAccagaggacggattaaaacacatcattccacaacacacttattagaaacacatgtgttaaaatacacatcattctacgtattacaatgcaccagaggacgtattaaaacacaccattccacaacacagttacacaccattctatatatgaaaatgcaccagcggatagattaaaacacatcattccacaacacagttaatgcaccaacatactaataaaacgcaccacactatgtactaaaatgcaccatttcaattcacgtaatatagatactaaaattaccataatacccTCACTTAAACATACACGAATTCCAGTTGGGTTAATGAAATCGGACGACGCAGATTAGGCCGCACGACCGCATGGGAGCTCCCCGCCgcatttgaataatatatatatatatatctaaaaacttaataagtctcaatcaagcttatatccttgatttatgtccatctttctatatgctaataaatttgtacattttactttaaatgttgtacacttcaatgttattagacaaaattatctctactacattgttgttatacaaaactacccttacactgttataacaccgttagtttttaactccatcattactgtcatacacctatatctatcatatcattttcctattccttaattatcattttagtaaaatcattatataattaatttaatggttgactatattttaattaaatttctatgcatggtaaatcatatatgtgtgtgtataaaatacctatactatatttgtatatataattagaattaaaaattttaattatttatatttattaatgttttaatattgggcataaactttcgcgcatcgcgcgtacaaatactagtatatatatatatatatatatataaacattaccATGGCTCATGATGGCATATGGACCCAAGTCTATGTTCACGATctaaaaattttatgttcacaattttaaattgtaatatacaaaattacattacttaatgtttacaattttttgaattttatattcataattttattatatagattcaaaaattgtgttatactattaaatatagagttatgaaattgtgaatataaatttGTGAAAGTGTAAACacaaagttctaaaattgtaaacgtagagttctaaaaatataaaattctaaaattataaatataaagttctaaaattgtgaacatggacatgGGTCTAAgtctaccttgtaaggtggaccagATCCGTGACCTAACAAGTGGGTTGATGACATAAATCGATCATATGACTACCGAACGCAGGCCCATAAGTTGAATGAGATGGACCCAAAGGATTATTTTGTATGGACCTAAATTACAGTataaattatactgtggactatGAATAagtattgatttatttttaatatgattgCCTAAATTATCCGATGGAATCGCCCGGAACCCTCCAGACTGAAGAACCCAGATCATATACTTTGCGCTCTCCAGTCTCCATCGCACAATCGACGCTACAATTGATATACacaaggaaaggaaaggaaaggaaatgtTCTTCTTCTTGGCGGGAGGGGTAGAGCAGCAAGTGAAGCAGGTGCTCAAGAGTGGAGTTGGGAGGTGCATAGCCTGCGGATCGCGCGCCGATCTCGTCGACCACGAGAAGGTCCTCAAGCTCTTCTTCGTCCCTGTCTGGAGATGGCCCGCCGACCATCCGTCCCTACACTGCAACAACTGCAACCTCTTCTTCCCCGAATCTCTTTCTCCTCCGCACCCCCACGCTCTCAGCTGTCGCTTCTGTGGCCGGGAGATTGAGCCTGATTTCCGATTCTGCCCCTTCTGCGGTGCCGCAATCTGAAACTTCTCTTCTCTCTGCATAACTTCCTTTGTTCTTGGTAGAATGAAATAAATGGGgtaattttcactttttggtCCTTctattttgttgtgttttttacTTGTAGCTAAATTATCATTCGTTTTGAAAAAATGATCCCTTTACACGAAAGAAGAACTTTTAAATGAGTAATTATACACTCAAACCtatcaaaattaatcaaataaatatttactgATCGATAAAATTATCATTGTGTTGATGACCGTTCACCGTCCTCATTGAAAGACCCACACTTGTGCTATTGAGTAAATCGTGATCTGAGagatacaattctagattaaaattactaatagtaATAGTATGCTATTGAGTAAATTGTGTTCTAAGAgctataattttaaattaaaattactaatcgtaatagtACAATACATGAAATGTAATCTAtaccattaataaaaataaaatcatttattttaactTCTTGCCAAAAACACTcttatatttttacaatttgcataatattgtaaaatataataatacaatttctgTTCGTAGtacaattttacattaaaatatgataatacaattcttaatacAATATCTGTTTTCCTACTTTTCTATATgtcatacaataataataataataataataataataatatgaagcAGCCTCCCAGTATGAAGACTCCATGCATCCGGATCATGTCTGTCACCTACAACGGTCTCTATACGGGCTTAAGCAGGTGTCCGAAGCTTAGTTTAAGCGCCGCCATGACTATTAATTTCTGCAGGTTTCTTGGAGTCCAAGACTGATGTTTCACTTTTCCacttagggatggcaatgtgccccgtccccgtTTGAAACGGGGGTGGAGACGGGAAAAATTTTCAGGGACGGGGACGCACCCCGTCCGcgaatagtatatataattaaaaattatatatatatatattaatttttaaaaattaaaataatactacctccgtcccattttgtttgtctgattcggttaacgaggcttgactgaaattatttttaattcaatttttcataatattaaatttagtattagtatataaaatttatatatttagaaactacattagaagtactattaaacacaaaaaattaaatttaaaaataattaaaaattactaaagaaaataagcaacgAAAAAAggattggtttgaccaatgaatagtaaacaggacAGGTAAATGGGACAGAAGAagtagtttttaaaattaaaattacactaatttaagatGTTGACTAAAAGTTGACGGGGGACGAGGATGGGGACTATATTCcattccccgccggggacggggtcggggtttcggggacggggagtatacttCCTGACCCCGCCCCgtcccgttgccatccctatttCCACTACACCGTTGGCACTTCTCGTGTTCTTTTGCTATTGTATGTCGACGACATAATCATGATGAGCAATGACTCCGCTCTTATTGATACTCTTCTACACAGGTTATTATCCACCTTCAAAATTCGGAACCTAGGTAAACCAGCTTTCTTCTTCGACATTGAAATCGTTCAACATGATGAAGGTCTCATCCTAAGCCAATGTCGCTACATGTGCAACATTTtgacatcgcatttcaacagtttggatggaCATCATCCCAAAAAGTCATACATTCCATTTGGTAATCTAGAGTGAAAtttggattaacagtttagatatatgattcatacattctgatatatttttgtttgtttgatgctattatgattatttgaattttaaaagcatagaaacaagctcaaaacatatttatatgcttgaatggtcttacctTAAAGTTAACTACCTACTATCACAtaatgctttatgttgtatgttaggcTCAAGGTTACTAATTTCTTACAATAGTCAGAGACTTACT from Ipomoea triloba cultivar NCNSP0323 chromosome 7, ASM357664v1 encodes:
- the LOC116025151 gene encoding asparagine synthetase [glutamine-hydrolyzing]; protein product: MCGILAVLGCSDDSQAKRVRVLELSRRLKHRGPDWSGLYQHGDCYLAHQRLAIIDPASGDQPLYNEDKTIAVTVNGEIYNHEELRKQLPNHKFWTGSDCDVIAHLYEEHGENFVDMLDGIFSFVLLDTRDNSFFAARDAIGVTSLYIGWGLDGSVWISSELKGLNDDCEHFEVFPPGHLYSSKSGGLRRWYNPPWFSEAIPSTPYDPMVLRRAFENAVIKRLMTDVPFGVLLSGGLDSSLVASITSRYLAGTKAAKQWGAQLHSFCVGLEGSPDLKAAREVADYLGTVHHEFHFTVQDGIDAIEDVIYHIETYDVTTIRASTPMFLMSRKIKALGVKMVISGEGSDEIFGGYLYFHKAPNKEEFHQETCRKIKALHQYDCLRANKATSAWGLEARVPFLDKAFINAAMSIDPEWKMIKPEEGRIEKWILRRAFDDEEHPYLPKHILYRQKEQFSDGVGYSWIDGLKAHAEQHVTDKMMLNAANIYPHNTPTSKEAYCYRMIFERFFPQNSARLTVPGGASVACSTAKAVEWDAAWSKNLDPSGRAAIGVHNSAYKNQPPPTVAATTANIIGNVPRMMEVSTPEFTIRG